The following proteins are encoded in a genomic region of Acidobacteriota bacterium:
- a CDS encoding fumarylacetoacetate hydrolase family protein → MAKPQKLACVFWLRLSLRLVAISILCTVISQTLLAQRHPVSDQPETPFKLAAFEVAGKTHLGLVLGEYALDIAAANAQLAKQAKLPNVAIPAEMRELIEQYARLAPRLYQLANFYQNAKLDGLAFAHSLDKIALKAPIKYPWNLLAAAVNYKSHAAEMGGTHTVNVEAEDPIFFAKSPRNCIIDPGAPFLLPPGRNIDWEGELAIVMGKPAFNLTLEQAHDYVFGYSIVFDVSDRGGAGRKLNATIPGPNWFNMKSREGAAPFGPFIVPKEFMPNHANLRIVTKVNGVVKQDGNTKNLIFDEAHIVRYLSSVLTLYPGDVIVTGTPEGVGAARKPPEFLKPGDEVAIEIKGIGILKTPLRAAQK, encoded by the coding sequence ATGGCAAAACCGCAAAAACTCGCGTGTGTTTTCTGGTTGCGCTTGAGTCTGCGACTCGTAGCGATAAGCATACTTTGCACCGTTATTAGCCAGACGCTGCTGGCGCAACGCCACCCCGTTTCTGACCAACCCGAGACGCCTTTCAAACTGGCTGCCTTTGAAGTCGCGGGCAAAACACACCTCGGATTGGTGCTGGGCGAATACGCGCTCGACATTGCTGCCGCCAATGCGCAATTAGCGAAGCAGGCGAAACTGCCGAACGTTGCAATCCCCGCGGAGATGCGCGAGTTGATTGAGCAATACGCCCGCCTTGCGCCACGCCTTTATCAACTTGCCAACTTCTACCAAAACGCAAAGTTGGATGGCCTCGCCTTCGCCCACTCACTCGACAAAATCGCGCTCAAAGCGCCGATCAAATATCCGTGGAATCTGTTGGCTGCGGCGGTCAATTACAAATCGCACGCCGCAGAAATGGGCGGCACACACACTGTCAACGTCGAAGCTGAAGACCCGATCTTTTTTGCTAAATCACCCCGCAATTGCATCATTGATCCTGGTGCGCCGTTTCTACTGCCGCCAGGCCGCAACATTGATTGGGAAGGCGAACTCGCCATCGTGATGGGCAAACCTGCGTTCAACTTGACGCTCGAACAAGCGCACGATTACGTCTTCGGTTACAGCATTGTGTTTGACGTCAGTGATCGCGGCGGCGCTGGGCGCAAGTTGAACGCGACGATTCCCGGCCCGAATTGGTTCAATATGAAAAGCCGCGAAGGCGCTGCGCCGTTTGGCCCGTTCATCGTGCCGAAAGAATTCATGCCGAATCACGCCAACTTGCGCATCGTCACCAAAGTCAACGGTGTGGTGAAACAGGATGGCAATACGAAAAATCTGATCTTCGACGAAGCGCATATCGTGCGTTACCTATCGTCCGTGCTGACGCTCTATCCCGGCGATGTCATCGTTACCGGCACGCCCGAAGGCGTTGGCGCTGCACGCAAGCCGCCCGAATTTCTCAAGCCCGGCGATGAGGTCGCGATCGAAATCAAGGGCATCGGGATATTGAAAACCCCGCTGCGCGCCGCGCAAAAATAA
- a CDS encoding helix-turn-helix transcriptional regulator produces MVWDPNILLAHRCEHPIQQAMLIRPMETGFREAYDRAREAILQPERCPREIAIHQLKEVLVWLQMYGGCFELPRPSSVGAQVRALLSSTPHQTWTAPEIAKHLAMSEATLRRRLQAEKLSLTKILLDLRLSHALVLLQATDKSITQIANEVGYESPSRFAGRFRERFGQPPTAFRTNPR; encoded by the coding sequence TTGGTTTGGGACCCGAATATTCTTTTGGCCCATCGGTGCGAACATCCAATTCAGCAAGCCATGCTGATTCGCCCAATGGAGACAGGTTTCCGCGAGGCCTATGACCGCGCCCGCGAAGCCATTCTTCAGCCAGAAAGGTGCCCGCGCGAAATTGCGATCCATCAACTGAAAGAGGTACTGGTGTGGTTGCAAATGTACGGCGGATGTTTTGAACTCCCGCGCCCGTCTTCAGTGGGTGCACAAGTGCGTGCGCTCTTGTCATCCACGCCACACCAAACTTGGACGGCTCCTGAAATCGCCAAACACCTGGCCATGAGTGAAGCTACTTTGCGTCGCCGTTTGCAGGCAGAAAAACTTTCGCTCACCAAAATCCTGCTCGACCTGCGGCTTTCGCATGCGCTGGTGCTGTTGCAGGCAACCGACAAATCCATCACTCAAATTGCCAATGAAGTCGGATATGAATCGCCTTCGCGCTTTGCCGGACGCTTTCGCGAGCGTTTCGGACAACCGCCGACAGCCTTCCGCACGAATCCTCGCTAA
- a CDS encoding PqqD family protein: MQQTITPKAQASFTELQDDREAIILDLENLHYYTLNAAAILLWKNLRSGAAQTAEALSAALASAFKLDLAQAERNTRDWLAEMARNGLIEYTNAQAAVARAFTPSSDLPPYEAPQLKLSNALTSVVLSGSAIVGPSAITGG; the protein is encoded by the coding sequence ATGCAACAGACGATTACTCCCAAAGCACAGGCTTCATTCACCGAATTGCAGGATGATCGCGAGGCCATCATCCTCGACCTGGAAAATCTGCACTATTACACGCTCAACGCCGCAGCCATCCTGCTTTGGAAGAATCTGCGGTCAGGTGCCGCGCAAACCGCCGAGGCTCTGAGCGCCGCGCTGGCATCGGCTTTCAAACTCGACCTCGCGCAAGCCGAACGCAACACGCGCGACTGGTTGGCCGAAATGGCGCGCAACGGCTTGATCGAATACACCAACGCCCAGGCCGCCGTGGCCCGCGCCTTTACCCCCAGCAGCGATTTGCCGCCTTACGAAGCGCCGCAACTCAAACTTTCCAATGCGCTGACCTCGGTGGTTTTGTCCGGCTCCGCGATTGTCGGCCCGTCGGCCATCACCGGTGGTTAA
- a CDS encoding PD40 domain-containing protein, with the protein MKNIPMVMMRGLLAGLIVLGAVSAARAQAEAVSESNYAVFVSQREGAAELFAINLQTHQVSQLTSTGRGHLIPSASSGSRELVFAAQEGSNFELFTAQVASAWRSRRPTLVGLQRLTMNGVDEVSPTISASGALVAFASGAGLELMTVNGGGRQTVLANDGTHRDYCPALSPDGTQVAFVSDRSGVEEIWLINLATGALRQLTAAAQPVGGLNWSADGRQLVFTSANTKTTLTGIALADVRSGSFRLLTDGGDSSPALSPRGDRLLFTSQRDGDAELYLLSLNTGALERLTHSAGLDDGAIFLVEPALPQRRP; encoded by the coding sequence ATGAAAAACATCCCGATGGTAATGATGCGTGGATTGTTGGCTGGGTTGATTGTGTTGGGCGCTGTGTCTGCCGCCCGCGCTCAGGCTGAGGCCGTGAGTGAAAGCAACTACGCCGTCTTTGTCTCGCAACGCGAAGGCGCGGCGGAGCTCTTTGCCATCAACTTACAGACGCATCAGGTCAGCCAGTTGACCAGTACGGGGCGCGGCCATCTGATTCCGTCGGCTTCGTCCGGTTCGCGCGAGTTGGTGTTTGCCGCGCAAGAGGGCAGTAACTTTGAATTGTTCACCGCTCAGGTCGCCAGCGCCTGGCGTTCGCGCCGCCCCACGCTGGTCGGGCTGCAACGGCTGACGATGAATGGCGTGGACGAAGTCTCGCCGACGATCTCCGCCAGCGGCGCGCTGGTCGCTTTTGCTTCAGGTGCGGGGTTGGAATTGATGACGGTCAATGGCGGCGGGCGGCAGACGGTGTTGGCGAATGACGGCACGCATCGCGATTATTGTCCCGCCCTTTCACCCGACGGCACCCAAGTCGCGTTTGTTTCCGACCGCAGCGGTGTCGAAGAGATTTGGCTGATCAACCTCGCCACCGGTGCTTTGCGCCAACTGACCGCCGCCGCGCAACCAGTCGGCGGGCTGAATTGGAGCGCCGATGGCCGGCAACTCGTCTTTACATCAGCCAACACCAAAACTACACTCACCGGCATTGCCTTGGCGGATGTGCGCAGCGGCAGTTTCCGGCTCTTGACCGATGGCGGTGACAGCAGCCCGGCATTATCGCCGCGCGGTGATCGCCTGCTTTTTACTTCGCAACGTGACGGCGATGCCGAGTTATACCTGCTCTCGCTCAACACCGGGGCGCTCGAACGGTTGACGCATAGCGCAGGGCTGGATGACGGGGCGATATTTCTGGTGGAACCGGCGCTGCCACAACGCCGGCCCTAG
- a CDS encoding phosphomannose isomerase type II C-terminal cupin domain, protein MSQSNAVAINNSPLYDERPWGSFTVLDEGADYKVKRIVVFPGKRLSYQKHAQRCEHWMIVGGQANVTLDGQDSLLSPGQYIDIPIGAAHRIENPGAENMTFIEVQRGAYLGEDDIVRLQDDYGRTA, encoded by the coding sequence ATGTCACAAAGCAATGCCGTCGCAATAAACAATTCACCACTTTACGACGAACGCCCCTGGGGCAGTTTCACCGTGCTCGATGAAGGCGCGGATTACAAGGTCAAACGCATCGTCGTCTTCCCCGGCAAACGGCTGAGCTATCAGAAACACGCGCAACGCTGCGAACACTGGATGATCGTGGGCGGGCAGGCCAACGTCACGCTCGACGGCCAGGACAGCTTGCTCAGCCCGGGCCAATACATTGACATCCCCATCGGTGCCGCCCATCGCATCGAAAACCCCGGCGCCGAAAACATGACCTTCATCGAAGTGCAACGCGGCGCTTATCTGGGCGAAGACGACATCGTCCGCTTGCAAGATGATTACGGCCGCACCGCCTAA